In a genomic window of Quercus lobata isolate SW786 chromosome 4, ValleyOak3.0 Primary Assembly, whole genome shotgun sequence:
- the LOC115985887 gene encoding ras-related protein RABC2a-like — translation MGFLSVEICVDFKIKLLTVGGKKLNLTIWDTAGQERFRTLTSSSYRGAQGIILVYDVTRRDTFTNLSDVWAKEVELYSTNQHCVKMLVGNKVDIDSERVVSRKEGITLAKELGCLFLECSAKTRENVEQCFEELALKIMEIPSLLEEGSTLVKRNIFKQKPEYQAPSNGGCCS, via the exons GTGTGGATTTTAAAATCAAGCTGCTCACAGTCGGTGGGAAGAAATTGAATCTCACAATTTGGGACACTG CTGGACAGGAGAGGTTCAGAACATTAACTAGCTCTTCTTACAGAGGTGCCCAAGGGATTATTCTAG TTTATGATGTTACTCGGAGGGACACCTTTACAAACTTATCTGATGTATGGGCTAAAGAAGTAGAACTCTACTCAACTAATCAGCACTGCGTCAAGATGCTTGTTGGAAATAAAGTTGATATT GATTCTGAAAGGGTTGTAAGTAGAAAGGAGGGAATTACACTAGCTAAAGAGCTTGGATGTTTATTTCTTGAATGTAGTGCTAAAACCAGGGAAAATGTGGAGCAATGCTTTGAAGAACTTGCATTAAAG ATAATGGAGATTCCTAGTCTCTTGGAAGAAGGATCTACTCTAGTGAAGAGAAACATTTTTAAACAGAAACCGGAATACCAAGCACCTTCAAATGGTGGTTgttgctcttaa